Proteins from a genomic interval of Nocardioides jishulii:
- a CDS encoding TadE family type IV pilus minor pilin, with product MRRGEHGAVTAEIALGLPLLGALTVGLVWLLSAGTAQVRAVDAARETARAVARGDAVADAVEVGERIAPTSARVAVAHEGGHVRVRVTARVRGPGGLFASLPAVPIDAEAVAVLEGAP from the coding sequence ATGAGGCGCGGGGAGCATGGCGCGGTCACCGCCGAGATCGCCCTGGGGCTGCCGCTGCTCGGGGCGCTGACCGTGGGGCTGGTGTGGCTGCTCTCCGCGGGCACCGCCCAGGTGAGGGCCGTCGACGCGGCGCGCGAGACCGCGCGGGCGGTCGCCCGCGGCGACGCGGTCGCCGACGCGGTCGAGGTGGGGGAGCGGATCGCCCCCACCTCGGCCCGCGTGGCCGTCGCCCACGAGGGCGGTCATGTACGCGTCCGGGTCACCGCCCGGGTGCGCGGACCGGGTGGCCTCTTCGCGTCCTTGCCGGCCGTGCCGATCGACGCCGAGGCCGTCGCCGTGCTGGAGGGTGCCCCATGA
- a CDS encoding DUF4244 domain-containing protein gives MAGQHDRDAGPVGRAQVGRAQVEGPRSSEEGITTAEYAVGTAAGAGFAGLLFAMLTGGFGDKLLKTLFDHVLSLLGLG, from the coding sequence ATGGCAGGACAGCATGACCGCGACGCAGGGCCAGTCGGGCGGGCGCAGGTCGGGCGGGCGCAGGTCGAGGGGCCGCGCAGCTCCGAGGAGGGCATCACCACGGCGGAGTACGCCGTCGGAACGGCGGCCGGAGCAGGCTTCGCCGGTCTCCTCTTCGCCATGCTCACCGGTGGCTTCGGCGACAAGCTGCTGAAGACGCTCTTCGACCACGTGCTCTCGCTGCTGGGTCTGGGATGA
- a CDS encoding type II secretion system F family protein — translation MSAVVAATAWAVALLLLGRPHPPRPRVARPGGGAQSSRVARVLLCLGAGAVAGLALAGPRPAALVWTVVVALGCGWVLRRGPALVAQRADRQVARDLPHLVLLLGAGLRAGASPTAALTAACEASPGPVAERLRPVTSRLAWGTDPAEVWDELARDPVLGPLGRRLARSHRTGAAVSDAVAELARDLAARRRTEVEDLARTVGVRAALPLGLCLLPAFLLLGIVPVVAGLVSSLSWG, via the coding sequence GTGAGCGCGGTGGTGGCGGCGACGGCGTGGGCCGTCGCGCTGCTGCTCCTCGGCCGCCCTCACCCTCCGCGGCCCCGCGTTGCGCGTCCCGGTGGCGGCGCGCAGTCGTCGCGGGTGGCCCGGGTCCTGCTGTGCCTGGGTGCAGGGGCGGTGGCGGGTCTGGCGCTCGCTGGTCCGCGCCCGGCGGCCCTCGTGTGGACCGTGGTGGTCGCCCTGGGGTGCGGGTGGGTCCTGCGACGTGGGCCAGCGCTCGTCGCGCAGCGTGCCGACCGGCAGGTGGCGCGCGACCTGCCCCACCTCGTCCTCCTGCTCGGAGCGGGGTTGCGGGCCGGCGCGTCCCCCACAGCCGCGCTGACGGCGGCCTGCGAGGCGAGTCCCGGCCCCGTGGCGGAGCGGTTGCGGCCGGTGACGTCACGCCTGGCGTGGGGTACCGACCCAGCCGAGGTCTGGGACGAGCTGGCGCGTGACCCGGTGCTCGGTCCGCTGGGACGACGGCTGGCGCGCTCCCACCGCACCGGCGCCGCGGTCTCCGACGCGGTGGCCGAGCTCGCCCGTGACCTGGCCGCGCGACGGCGTACGGAGGTCGAGGACCTCGCCCGCACCGTCGGCGTGCGCGCCGCCCTGCCTCTGGGGCTGTGCCTGCTCCCGGCCTTCCTGCTGCTCGGGATCGTCCCTGTGGTGGCCGGACTGGTGAGCAGCTTGTCGTGGGGTTGA
- a CDS encoding type II secretion system F family protein — MSGIAGWVAAVALGCAVLLVRPVRPVGSRPRRITWQLPRRARAERLARSARAGEACSVLAEELRVGRDPGSALRWASEVCPELGPVVQAYDLGADVPAALRRTGVVPLARIAGAWQVAHRSGQGLADALEAVAEELRREAATRRVVSAELASARATARMLVGLPVLALVVVTWSGAEPWRFFLGGVGGALCGLAGLALMAAGLVWIERIADAVEARA; from the coding sequence ATGAGTGGGATCGCGGGCTGGGTGGCGGCCGTGGCGCTGGGCTGCGCGGTCCTCCTGGTGCGTCCCGTCCGCCCGGTGGGCAGTCGCCCGCGCAGGATCACCTGGCAGCTCCCTCGTCGGGCGCGTGCCGAACGACTGGCGCGGTCGGCGCGGGCCGGGGAGGCGTGCAGCGTGCTCGCCGAGGAGCTGCGGGTCGGACGCGACCCCGGCTCTGCCCTGCGCTGGGCGAGCGAGGTCTGCCCCGAGCTGGGGCCGGTGGTCCAGGCGTACGACCTGGGTGCCGACGTGCCCGCCGCGCTGCGACGCACCGGGGTGGTGCCCCTGGCGCGGATCGCGGGAGCGTGGCAGGTGGCGCACCGCAGCGGACAAGGGCTGGCCGACGCCCTCGAGGCGGTCGCCGAGGAGCTGCGGCGCGAGGCGGCCACGCGCCGGGTCGTCAGCGCCGAGCTCGCGTCGGCCCGTGCCACCGCGCGCATGCTGGTCGGGCTGCCGGTGCTCGCCCTGGTCGTCGTGACGTGGAGCGGAGCCGAGCCGTGGCGGTTCTTCCTCGGCGGCGTCGGGGGAGCACTGTGCGGTCTGGCGGGACTGGCACTGATGGCCGCCGGCCTCGTCTGGATCGAACGGATCGCCGACGCGGTCGAGGCCCGGGCGTGA
- a CDS encoding TadA family conjugal transfer-associated ATPase, protein MSVEMADAVRDDLVRHGGELTPHRIARALQRLGLPVSAAAVSDVHEHVLRTAHGLGPLAPLVADPAVTDVLVNGPGPVWVDRGRGIEATDVVLTSEDEVRRIAQRLAARGGRRLDDASPFCDVRLPEGARFHAVLAPLAHPGTAVSLRIPRARSFTLDELVEAGTVTPPGARLLRDLVAGRLAYLVSGGTGSGKTTLLTTLLGLVPPDERIVVVEDSAELRPDHPMVVGLEARPANTEGSGEVSLRTLVRQALRMRPDRLVVGEVRGAEVVDLLAAMNTGHEGGCGTLHANSAEQVPARIEALAAPAGIDRAAAAAQFVAAVDVLLHVTRGADGRRRLAQVAVPRLGDRGAEALWALEFGRDGRVREGPGAGLFADRLEGRR, encoded by the coding sequence ATGAGCGTGGAGATGGCCGACGCGGTCCGCGACGACCTGGTCCGCCACGGGGGTGAGCTCACGCCGCACCGGATCGCGCGCGCCCTGCAACGACTCGGGTTGCCGGTCAGCGCAGCGGCCGTCAGCGACGTGCACGAGCACGTCCTGCGCACGGCGCACGGGCTCGGCCCCCTCGCCCCGCTGGTCGCCGACCCGGCCGTCACCGACGTCCTGGTCAACGGGCCCGGGCCGGTCTGGGTCGACCGCGGTCGCGGCATCGAGGCCACCGACGTGGTCCTGACCTCGGAGGACGAGGTCCGACGCATCGCGCAACGACTCGCCGCGCGAGGCGGGCGGAGACTCGACGACGCGTCGCCGTTCTGCGACGTACGCCTGCCGGAGGGGGCGCGCTTCCACGCCGTGCTGGCGCCGCTCGCCCATCCCGGCACGGCGGTCTCGCTACGGATCCCCCGGGCGCGGAGCTTCACGCTCGACGAGCTGGTGGAGGCCGGCACGGTGACGCCGCCAGGGGCGCGGCTGCTGCGTGACCTGGTCGCCGGCCGGCTGGCGTACCTCGTCAGCGGTGGCACGGGGAGCGGAAAGACCACGCTGCTCACCACGCTGCTCGGCCTGGTGCCGCCCGACGAGCGGATCGTGGTCGTCGAGGACTCCGCCGAGCTGCGCCCCGACCACCCCATGGTCGTGGGGCTGGAGGCGCGCCCGGCCAACACCGAGGGCAGCGGTGAGGTGTCGCTGCGCACCCTCGTGCGACAAGCCCTGCGCATGCGGCCCGACCGGCTGGTGGTGGGGGAGGTGCGCGGTGCCGAGGTGGTCGACCTGCTGGCCGCGATGAACACCGGCCACGAGGGTGGTTGCGGCACGCTCCACGCCAACTCCGCCGAGCAGGTGCCGGCGCGCATCGAGGCGTTGGCGGCTCCCGCCGGGATCGACCGGGCCGCGGCCGCCGCCCAGTTCGTGGCCGCCGTCGACGTGCTGCTCCACGTCACGCGCGGGGCGGACGGACGGCGTCGGCTGGCCCAGGTCGCAGTGCCCCGGTTGGGCGACCGTGGTGCGGAGGCGCTCTGGGCCCTGGAGTTCGGGCGCGACGGCCGGGTCCGCGAAGGACCCGGAGCCGGGTTGTTCGCCGATCGGCTGGAGGGGCGGCGGTGA
- the ssd gene encoding septum site-determining protein Ssd — MRFGERSGERSEEHPHAADVLVVSQDAALVDEVQRCAAGAGRTVEVPPVAEALQRWPSAGLVLVGDDALGGALAAGPRRRSGVHLLCRGAPLTEHYRVGVGLGVESVTGLDELRDWLGDLLQERAASGPPGRVVALVPGSGGAGATTTAAGLAQVAGRRGLRVMALDCDPWGPGLDRVVGVDERSGLGWPEIVASPGRIASTSLAQAVPRHDGIGLVVGAAEPLPPSVARDVVEAARRGHDLVVVDLPRGQVALAREVLARSDRRLLVALPSVAGLAAASRQVVEIGAGTEVVARRGGLGDDAVRSATGAPLLTRLPTRRGLDEAVDLGLGPVPSRRGAWARALGALLDEVLLDEGTR, encoded by the coding sequence ATGAGGTTCGGGGAGAGGTCTGGGGAGAGGAGCGAGGAGCACCCGCACGCAGCCGATGTGCTCGTGGTCTCGCAGGACGCGGCGCTCGTGGACGAGGTGCAGCGGTGCGCCGCAGGGGCCGGGCGCACGGTCGAGGTGCCGCCGGTGGCCGAGGCGTTGCAGCGGTGGCCGTCGGCGGGGCTGGTGCTGGTGGGTGACGACGCGCTCGGAGGCGCTCTGGCGGCGGGGCCACGCCGTCGCTCCGGCGTGCACCTGCTCTGTCGCGGAGCCCCGCTGACCGAGCACTACCGCGTCGGGGTCGGGCTCGGCGTCGAGAGCGTGACGGGCCTCGACGAGCTGCGCGACTGGCTGGGCGACCTGCTCCAGGAGCGCGCCGCAAGTGGCCCGCCCGGACGGGTGGTTGCGCTCGTGCCCGGATCGGGCGGGGCGGGCGCCACCACCACCGCGGCTGGGTTGGCCCAGGTGGCCGGGCGTCGGGGACTGAGGGTGATGGCACTCGACTGCGATCCGTGGGGTCCGGGGCTCGACCGCGTGGTCGGGGTGGACGAACGCTCGGGTCTCGGATGGCCGGAGATCGTCGCCTCACCCGGTCGGATCGCCTCGACCTCGTTGGCCCAGGCCGTGCCGCGCCACGACGGCATCGGGCTGGTCGTCGGTGCCGCGGAGCCCCTGCCCCCGTCGGTGGCACGCGACGTCGTGGAGGCGGCGCGGCGCGGTCACGACCTGGTGGTGGTGGACCTGCCGCGCGGCCAGGTGGCGCTGGCTCGCGAGGTGCTCGCGCGATCCGACCGACGGCTGCTGGTGGCGCTGCCGTCCGTGGCCGGCCTTGCAGCCGCCTCGCGGCAGGTGGTGGAGATCGGAGCAGGGACGGAGGTGGTCGCGCGCCGTGGAGGACTCGGCGACGACGCCGTGCGCAGCGCCACCGGTGCCCCACTCCTCACCCGCCTGCCCACCCGCCGCGGGCTCGACGAGGCCGTCGACCTGGGGCTCGGGCCGGTGCCGTCACGGCGAGGTGCCTGGGCGCGGGCGCTCGGCGCCCTGTTGGACGAGGTGCTGCTCGACGAGGGGACGCGATGA
- a CDS encoding HAD family hydrolase: MHRPAAAFFDLDKTIIAASSTLAFSRHFADGGLITKRAMLRSAYAQFVFAVGGADHDQMDKLREFLSGLVTGWDVATVREIVADTLHNVVDPLVYDEAVTLIEDHKEAGRDVIIVSASGLDVVGPIGQLLGADGVVATELEISEDGKYTGGITRYVYAEEKARAIRDLAEEAGYDLAECYAYSDSVTDVPMLEVVGHPFAVNPDKELKKVAEEKEWPVLVFSRPVGLSSRAKVSRPTLAALAVGGAVAFGGYVWANSRRRPRDV; this comes from the coding sequence ATGCACCGCCCAGCAGCGGCCTTCTTCGATCTCGACAAGACGATCATCGCCGCGTCGAGCACCCTTGCGTTCAGCCGCCACTTCGCCGATGGCGGACTGATCACCAAGCGCGCCATGCTGCGGTCGGCCTACGCCCAGTTCGTCTTCGCGGTCGGCGGCGCCGACCACGACCAGATGGACAAGCTGCGCGAGTTCCTCTCCGGCCTGGTCACTGGCTGGGACGTCGCCACGGTCCGCGAGATCGTGGCCGACACCCTGCACAACGTCGTCGACCCGCTGGTCTACGACGAGGCGGTCACCCTCATCGAGGACCACAAGGAGGCCGGGCGCGACGTCATCATCGTCTCCGCCTCCGGCCTCGACGTGGTCGGTCCGATCGGCCAGCTCCTGGGTGCCGACGGCGTCGTCGCCACCGAGCTGGAGATCTCTGAGGACGGCAAGTACACCGGCGGCATCACCCGCTACGTCTACGCCGAGGAGAAGGCTCGCGCGATCCGCGACCTCGCCGAGGAGGCGGGCTACGACCTTGCCGAGTGCTACGCCTACAGCGACTCGGTCACCGACGTCCCGATGCTCGAGGTGGTCGGCCACCCCTTCGCGGTCAACCCCGACAAGGAGCTGAAGAAGGTGGCCGAGGAGAAGGAGTGGCCCGTCCTCGTCTTCAGCCGCCCGGTCGGCCTGAGCAGCCGCGCCAAGGTCTCACGCCCCACGCTGGCAGCGCTCGCGGTGGGCGGGGCGGTCGCCTTCGGCGGCTACGTCTGGGCCAACTCGCGTCGGCGGCCGCGCGACGTCTGA